The following proteins are encoded in a genomic region of Puniceicoccus vermicola:
- a CDS encoding carbon-nitrogen hydrolase, whose translation MSTKNTLALGVVQLAHSGSQSGNLARTEELVREAHSQGAQIILSPELIDGPYFCQREDPEWFDQAVTAGEGPGFQMFDRLSRELDVVLPYSFFERANQSYFNSLAVFDGDRGCLGVYRKSHIPDGPGYEEKFYFNGGDTGFRVFDTSKGRVGAAVCWDQWFPETARILALKGAECLLYPTAIGSEPEEPEMDSRDHWQRVMQGHSGANLMPVVASNRFGHEEGPGGGITFYGSSFITDSWGAVAKQLPRDQDGVRVAEFDRAQMQRDRANWGFFRDRRVDLYRGLLGLDGSEDSRSS comes from the coding sequence ATGTCTACTAAGAATACGTTGGCTCTGGGCGTAGTTCAGCTTGCCCACTCTGGTTCGCAATCGGGAAATCTGGCACGAACGGAGGAATTGGTTCGGGAGGCCCATTCTCAGGGCGCTCAGATCATTTTGAGCCCGGAGTTGATTGACGGACCGTATTTTTGCCAACGGGAAGATCCGGAGTGGTTTGACCAAGCTGTTACGGCAGGTGAAGGTCCGGGATTCCAGATGTTCGACCGACTGAGCCGCGAGCTGGATGTCGTGCTGCCGTATAGCTTTTTCGAAAGGGCGAACCAGAGTTACTTTAACAGCCTAGCGGTTTTCGATGGGGATCGAGGTTGTCTCGGCGTTTACCGCAAAAGCCACATTCCAGATGGGCCGGGGTATGAGGAAAAGTTTTATTTCAATGGCGGAGATACCGGCTTTCGCGTATTCGATACTTCGAAAGGGCGCGTTGGCGCGGCGGTTTGCTGGGATCAGTGGTTCCCGGAAACGGCCCGCATCCTCGCTCTCAAAGGAGCGGAATGCCTGCTTTATCCCACGGCGATTGGCTCGGAGCCTGAGGAGCCGGAAATGGACTCACGCGACCACTGGCAGAGAGTGATGCAGGGCCATTCCGGTGCCAACCTGATGCCCGTTGTCGCGAGCAATCGCTTTGGGCATGAGGAAGGCCCCGGGGGGGGCATCACCTTCTACGGATCCTCTTTCATCACGGATTCATGGGGTGCCGTCGCAAAACAGCTTCCCAGGGATCAGGACGGGGTCCGGGTTGCTGAGTTTGATCGGGCCCAGATGCAGCGGGATCGCGCGAACTGGGGATTTTTCCGTGATCGCCGCGTGGATCTCTACCGCGGCCTTCTCGGCCTCGATGGCAGCGAAGATTCACGTTCCTCCTAG
- the odhB gene encoding 2-oxoglutarate dehydrogenase complex dihydrolipoyllysine-residue succinyltransferase yields the protein MAIEVKVPALGESISSGILAGWQVKDGDIVEKDQVLYELETDKITSEGTAEAAGKISLKADEGDEVEIGQVIAEIDESAAGDSGSSEASEKETAEKDSEPAPEKETTDSPAVRRISEESGLDSAEVEGTGKGGRVTKGDMLSALEKKESAPEKSAPSKASAPAAKSEPKPTGDRPETRKKMSPLRRSIAQRLVSVQNESAILTTFNEVDMSAVMGLRKKYQDDFVKKHGIKLGFMSFFVKAVVEALKNVPGLNARLEGEELVQNHYYDIGVAVSTEKGLMVPVLRDCDQKSFSEIEQDLGDYAKKAREGKIQIDDLQGGVFSITNGGVFGSLLSTPIINPPQSGILGMHSIQQRPIAVDGQVVIRPMMYLAVSYDHRIVDGKEAVSFLVSIKNSIEDPARMLFGA from the coding sequence ATGGCAATTGAAGTAAAGGTTCCAGCATTGGGAGAGTCGATCTCCTCGGGTATTCTCGCAGGGTGGCAAGTCAAAGACGGTGACATCGTCGAAAAGGATCAGGTCCTTTACGAGTTGGAGACCGACAAGATTACTTCCGAAGGCACGGCCGAGGCGGCAGGGAAGATTTCCTTGAAAGCCGACGAAGGAGACGAAGTTGAAATCGGCCAGGTGATTGCTGAAATTGACGAATCCGCTGCGGGAGACTCCGGCTCCAGTGAAGCCAGCGAAAAGGAAACTGCAGAAAAAGATTCAGAGCCGGCTCCCGAAAAGGAGACGACGGATTCACCTGCGGTCCGCCGGATTTCGGAAGAATCCGGTTTGGATTCGGCTGAAGTGGAAGGAACCGGTAAAGGCGGGCGAGTGACCAAAGGAGACATGCTCTCGGCTTTGGAGAAAAAGGAGTCTGCTCCCGAAAAGTCCGCCCCCTCGAAGGCAAGTGCTCCCGCTGCGAAGTCTGAGCCCAAGCCGACTGGCGACCGTCCGGAAACCCGCAAGAAGATGAGCCCATTGCGCCGGAGCATCGCTCAGCGCTTGGTCTCGGTTCAAAATGAATCGGCGATTTTGACTACCTTCAACGAGGTAGATATGAGCGCGGTCATGGGCTTGCGGAAGAAGTATCAAGACGATTTTGTCAAAAAGCACGGCATCAAGTTGGGCTTCATGTCGTTCTTCGTGAAGGCGGTTGTAGAGGCCCTCAAGAATGTGCCGGGTCTGAACGCCCGCCTCGAGGGAGAAGAACTCGTCCAGAATCATTACTACGACATCGGCGTCGCGGTCAGCACGGAGAAGGGCTTGATGGTTCCGGTCTTGCGCGATTGCGACCAGAAGTCTTTCTCCGAAATTGAGCAAGATCTTGGTGATTACGCCAAGAAGGCTCGTGAAGGTAAGATCCAGATCGACGATCTCCAAGGCGGAGTTTTCTCCATTACCAACGGTGGTGTCTTTGGTTCACTTCTCTCCACGCCGATCATTAATCCTCCGCAGAGCGGGATCTTGGGAATGCACTCCATCCAGCAGCGTCCGATCGCGGTGGATGGGCAGGTGGTGATCCGTCCGATGATGTATCTGGCGGTTTCCTACGATCACCGGATTGTCGATGGCAAGGAGGCAGTTTCGTTCCTCGTTTCGATCAAAAACTCGATCGAGGATCCGGCTCGCATGCTCTTCGGAGCCTAG
- a CDS encoding 2-oxoglutarate dehydrogenase E1 component yields MNHLSFANRSNSDIIDERFQQWRESPDSLDPEWRAFFEGFELALQYSKGDTSPTKEVGGDEKSAGVQSRVIGAIYAYRSMGHTEGAFNPLVKEIIPNPRLSLERLGLADADLDVVMDTGNFQCPAGISVKDLLDRLRKTYCGKIGIEYLHVQETPKRRWIQSRIEPNCFEPEFSTEEKERIYRKIASAEDFERMLHSRFVGQKRFSLEGGESLITALDQILQRMPALGMKEIVMGMAHRGRLNVLGNIVGKEHSFIFREFAPDFQPDKEGSPSGDVKYHLGYDNSVKTESGETIDIRLAANPSHLEAVNSVVEGKARARQRIIGDLERKQVVPILIHGDAAIAGQGVVAEVCNFSKLKGYRTGGTIHIVVNNQIGFTTDPSDARSSRYCTDVAKMIEAPILHVNGNDPLAVAHAAELAIEYREAFQEDIFLDINCYRKHGHNESDEPAFTQPLLYKAISEMQSPREELRARLIESGDISEERIQEIEKEIHEGFETAFEQAKSGKRPESHKEVFAESNAVFQPGYNFDTIETKVSEKELESVAHVLTHIPDDFDMNRKIERQLKTKRKAFDEDKGVDWAFGEGLAFGTLLREGTPVRLSGQDSERGTFSQRHAAFYDMETRERYVPFSHISEDQAQFCVHNSLLSEAAVLGFDYGYSLEYPEMLSLWEAQFGDFVNGAQVVIDQFIFASESKWQRISGIVLLLPHGYEGQGPEHSSARPERFLQNCAENNIQVCNLTTPAQYFHVLRRQMKRKFSKPLIILTPKSLLRHKRAVSYREDFTDTCFNSILDDKNAPKKAKTLVLCSGKVYYDILEAKEEQGIDNVAIIRVEQYFPFNTKLMKEIVSNYPNFKRVVWCQEEPQNMGAWTFLTTRLEEVFGFVPEYAGRPASASPATGFLARHKEEQAALVNKALTGK; encoded by the coding sequence ATGAATCATCTTTCTTTCGCAAACCGCTCGAACAGCGATATTATCGACGAGCGCTTTCAGCAATGGCGTGAATCTCCCGATTCTCTAGACCCGGAGTGGCGGGCCTTTTTTGAGGGATTTGAACTGGCCCTCCAGTATTCGAAGGGCGATACGAGTCCGACGAAGGAAGTCGGAGGGGACGAGAAATCAGCCGGTGTTCAATCCCGGGTGATCGGTGCGATTTACGCTTACCGTTCGATGGGGCACACCGAAGGCGCTTTCAATCCATTGGTGAAAGAGATCATTCCGAATCCACGCTTGTCATTGGAACGGCTCGGACTGGCGGATGCAGATCTGGACGTTGTCATGGATACGGGGAACTTCCAGTGCCCAGCTGGGATATCGGTGAAGGATCTTCTGGATCGTCTCCGTAAAACTTACTGTGGGAAGATCGGGATCGAATATCTCCACGTTCAGGAGACCCCGAAGCGACGTTGGATTCAGTCGCGGATCGAGCCGAACTGCTTCGAGCCCGAGTTTTCGACCGAAGAAAAGGAACGCATCTACCGCAAGATCGCCTCAGCAGAAGATTTTGAGAGAATGCTGCATTCTCGTTTTGTCGGGCAGAAGCGTTTCTCCCTGGAAGGGGGAGAATCATTGATCACCGCTTTGGATCAGATTTTGCAGCGGATGCCGGCTCTGGGGATGAAAGAGATCGTTATGGGGATGGCCCACCGCGGTCGTTTGAATGTGCTCGGCAACATCGTTGGTAAGGAACATTCCTTCATCTTCCGCGAGTTTGCTCCTGATTTTCAGCCGGATAAAGAGGGGTCTCCGTCCGGCGACGTAAAATACCACCTCGGTTACGATAACAGCGTGAAGACCGAGAGCGGTGAAACGATTGATATCCGTCTCGCTGCGAACCCTAGCCACCTGGAAGCCGTCAACTCTGTGGTCGAGGGGAAGGCTCGTGCCCGCCAAAGGATCATCGGTGATTTGGAGCGTAAGCAGGTCGTCCCCATTCTCATTCACGGGGATGCCGCTATCGCCGGGCAGGGGGTAGTCGCTGAAGTCTGTAATTTCTCGAAGCTCAAGGGCTATCGCACTGGGGGAACGATTCATATCGTGGTAAACAATCAGATCGGATTCACCACAGATCCATCCGATGCCCGCTCGAGTCGTTATTGCACGGATGTCGCCAAGATGATCGAGGCACCGATTCTTCATGTAAACGGTAATGATCCGTTAGCCGTCGCCCATGCTGCAGAGCTCGCGATTGAGTACCGCGAAGCTTTCCAAGAGGATATTTTCCTCGATATTAACTGCTATCGGAAACACGGCCACAACGAGTCGGACGAGCCCGCTTTCACTCAACCGCTTCTCTATAAGGCCATCAGCGAAATGCAATCTCCGCGCGAAGAACTCCGAGCGCGGTTGATCGAGTCCGGCGATATTTCTGAGGAACGGATTCAGGAGATCGAAAAAGAGATTCATGAAGGTTTTGAGACGGCCTTCGAACAGGCAAAATCCGGGAAAAGACCCGAATCTCACAAGGAAGTTTTCGCGGAATCGAACGCTGTTTTTCAGCCTGGGTATAACTTCGACACGATTGAGACAAAGGTTTCCGAAAAGGAACTGGAGTCCGTGGCCCACGTGCTGACGCACATCCCCGATGACTTTGATATGAATCGGAAGATCGAGCGCCAGTTGAAGACGAAACGGAAGGCGTTCGATGAGGACAAGGGGGTCGATTGGGCTTTTGGAGAAGGTTTAGCCTTCGGAACTCTCCTCCGGGAGGGAACTCCGGTGCGTCTCTCCGGTCAAGACAGTGAGCGGGGGACCTTCAGCCAACGTCACGCGGCTTTCTATGATATGGAAACCCGTGAACGCTACGTCCCGTTTAGCCACATCAGTGAGGACCAGGCACAGTTCTGTGTTCACAACTCCCTGCTTTCGGAAGCGGCTGTTCTCGGTTTTGACTATGGCTATTCGCTCGAGTATCCCGAGATGCTGAGTCTTTGGGAGGCCCAATTCGGTGATTTTGTGAATGGTGCGCAGGTCGTCATTGACCAGTTTATCTTCGCCAGCGAATCCAAGTGGCAGCGGATCAGTGGCATCGTTCTCTTGTTGCCTCACGGTTATGAAGGGCAGGGGCCTGAGCATTCCTCAGCACGTCCGGAACGGTTCCTCCAGAATTGTGCCGAGAATAATATTCAGGTCTGTAATTTGACGACTCCGGCTCAATATTTCCATGTGCTGCGGCGACAGATGAAGCGGAAATTCAGCAAGCCGTTGATCATTCTGACGCCGAAGAGCCTATTGCGCCACAAGCGAGCCGTATCGTATCGAGAAGATTTTACCGATACTTGTTTCAATTCGATTCTGGACGACAAGAATGCGCCGAAGAAGGCGAAGACTTTGGTTCTCTGCTCGGGGAAGGTTTATTACGATATTCTCGAGGCGAAGGAAGAGCAGGGGATTGATAATGTCGCCATCATTCGGGTGGAGCAGTATTTCCCATTCAACACGAAGCTCATGAAGGAGATCGTTTCGAACTATCCGAACTTCAAACGGGTGGTATGGTGCCAGGAAGAACCTCAGAACATGGGGGCATGGACTTTCTTGACGACTCGCTTGGAAGAGGTCTTTGGCTTCGTCCCGGAATATGCGGGGCGCCCGGCCAGTGCGAGCCCGGCAACCGGTTTTCTTGCCCGTCACAAGGAAGAGCAAGCTGCACTGGTCAATAAGGCACTGACCGGAAAATAG
- a CDS encoding sulfotransferase family protein: MDAQIQADSPLKDQRNHQYAVLLSTMRSGSTLLKALIASTSDIAHMPEVNFQTVLQSSKKRSELEAAHPNEKTLLLKRPAWFHETKRYPIVPGDFPVQRIILIRDVYETVRSVGRMMMGKTFDRFPGLWGQKLIAKRYWTPITKNLLQHGQSVPDQSLTVRYEDILREPEKETLTIFRFLGSEQTEGVRSYSMPENFRWKWGSDDGSPRIKSKEVLPPRDLSPTDQARKEIICGLPSIQKVRIAAGYQN, encoded by the coding sequence ATGGACGCCCAGATCCAAGCCGACAGTCCCCTCAAAGATCAGCGAAATCATCAATACGCGGTCCTGCTCAGCACGATGCGCAGTGGCTCGACATTGTTGAAAGCACTAATTGCTTCCACCTCCGACATTGCCCATATGCCGGAAGTAAACTTCCAGACGGTCCTACAATCTTCGAAAAAACGGTCTGAGCTGGAGGCGGCGCACCCGAATGAAAAGACTCTTCTCCTCAAACGCCCTGCCTGGTTCCATGAAACGAAGCGCTACCCCATTGTTCCCGGAGATTTCCCGGTCCAGCGAATCATCCTCATCCGCGACGTATACGAGACAGTTCGATCCGTGGGTCGAATGATGATGGGCAAGACCTTTGATCGCTTCCCGGGACTCTGGGGACAGAAACTGATTGCCAAGCGCTATTGGACTCCGATCACAAAGAACCTCCTCCAGCACGGCCAAAGCGTCCCCGACCAATCCCTCACCGTGCGATATGAGGACATCCTCCGTGAACCGGAGAAAGAGACCCTGACCATTTTCCGGTTTCTCGGATCTGAGCAAACCGAGGGAGTGCGCTCCTACTCCATGCCAGAGAACTTCCGGTGGAAATGGGGATCGGACGATGGAAGCCCTCGGATAAAAAGCAAGGAAGTCCTCCCTCCACGAGACCTGAGTCCTACCGATCAAGCCCGCAAAGAGATCATCTGCGGACTCCCAAGCATTCAGAAAGTACGGATCGCCGCAGGCTACCAAAACTGA
- the purD gene encoding phosphoribosylamine--glycine ligase translates to MTKILLIGSGAREHAIFKALQRSGENPQINVFGSTVNPGLSAQAAAYRSGPMTDPDAVLHFAQETHSEIAIIGPEAPLESGVADALVEAGIPTVGPQKELAKIESSKGFARDLLLKHGIPGSPAYQRFSSLAGVEAFLTELGGNFVVKADGLMGGKGVKVSGEHLENEKEALSWCREIVDSGSEFVIEEKCVGPEFSMFTFTDGKTFVHSPLVQDHKRAYVGDEGPNTGGMGSYSMADHRLPFVEESDVQAAVEMNEKTLAALATETGSPYRGILYGGFMATADGIRLIEYNARFGDPECMNLLTLFEGNFLEAVKGMATGTLDPSTIGFRKVASVCKYLVPEGYPDKPKKLFPIDLSEVPDCKDLYLGSVDEVDGQLLAAGSRTLAFVGTGSTLAEAEAAAEALANKVPGPLFHRPDIGTEALVQKRIDLIQSLRG, encoded by the coding sequence ATGACAAAAATCCTTCTCATCGGTTCCGGTGCCCGTGAACACGCCATTTTCAAGGCCCTCCAGCGCTCGGGCGAAAACCCTCAAATCAACGTATTTGGCAGCACGGTCAATCCGGGCCTTTCCGCCCAGGCTGCTGCCTACCGTAGCGGTCCGATGACCGATCCGGACGCAGTTCTGCATTTTGCCCAAGAGACCCATTCGGAAATTGCAATCATAGGGCCCGAAGCGCCTCTCGAATCGGGTGTGGCGGACGCTCTCGTCGAAGCCGGGATTCCCACCGTTGGCCCCCAAAAAGAACTCGCCAAGATCGAATCGAGCAAAGGATTTGCCCGCGATCTCCTCTTGAAACACGGCATCCCGGGGTCACCTGCCTACCAACGTTTTTCCTCCCTTGCGGGAGTGGAAGCTTTCCTGACCGAGTTAGGTGGAAATTTCGTCGTCAAAGCCGATGGCCTCATGGGAGGAAAGGGAGTCAAAGTTTCCGGCGAGCATTTGGAAAACGAGAAGGAAGCCCTGTCATGGTGCCGCGAAATTGTTGATTCCGGCTCAGAATTCGTGATCGAGGAAAAGTGCGTCGGCCCCGAGTTTTCCATGTTCACCTTCACCGATGGTAAAACCTTCGTCCACTCGCCTCTGGTGCAAGACCACAAGCGCGCCTACGTTGGGGATGAGGGCCCGAACACAGGAGGCATGGGTAGCTATTCCATGGCTGACCATCGCCTACCTTTTGTCGAAGAGTCGGATGTGCAAGCCGCGGTGGAGATGAATGAAAAAACCCTCGCGGCCCTGGCCACTGAAACCGGCTCTCCCTATCGAGGCATCTTATACGGCGGATTTATGGCAACCGCCGACGGAATTCGACTCATCGAGTACAATGCTCGTTTCGGAGACCCCGAATGCATGAACCTGCTCACGCTCTTCGAAGGCAACTTCCTCGAAGCCGTCAAAGGAATGGCCACGGGAACCCTGGATCCGTCGACAATCGGATTCCGCAAGGTCGCCAGTGTCTGCAAGTACCTCGTCCCGGAAGGTTACCCAGACAAACCCAAGAAACTCTTCCCGATCGATCTATCCGAAGTACCTGACTGCAAGGATCTTTACCTCGGCTCGGTCGATGAAGTGGATGGTCAACTCCTGGCAGCGGGCTCTCGGACATTGGCCTTCGTCGGAACCGGCTCCACTCTCGCTGAGGCAGAAGCCGCAGCCGAAGCATTGGCCAACAAGGTTCCTGGTCCCCTATTCCACCGTCCGGATATCGGCACAGAGGCCCTCGTCCAGAAGCGGATCGATCTCATTCAAAGTCTTCGCGGGTAA
- the purN gene encoding phosphoribosylglycinamide formyltransferase produces the protein MSESKKISVGILGSTRGSALRPIVDAWQQGELGVDLSVVISNRKSAGILEYAREQGIPAIRVSAKDRDREEFDREVSNQLRQHGVQIVLMIGYMRIVSPPFVEEWRGRLLNIHPSLLPRHGGLMDLDVHRSVLEAGDAESGCTLHLAEEEVDAGRIVLQKTCPVVPGETPESLKAKVQELEAESFLELLRNPREFLDIAE, from the coding sequence ATGAGTGAAAGCAAAAAGATTTCTGTCGGCATTCTCGGGTCAACTCGAGGAAGCGCCCTCCGGCCCATTGTAGACGCATGGCAACAGGGCGAATTGGGAGTGGACCTTTCGGTAGTCATCTCCAACCGCAAGTCTGCGGGCATCCTCGAGTACGCCCGCGAGCAAGGTATCCCGGCGATCCGTGTATCGGCCAAAGACCGCGACCGCGAGGAGTTTGACCGGGAGGTTAGCAATCAACTCCGCCAGCACGGGGTGCAGATTGTTCTGATGATCGGCTATATGAGGATCGTATCGCCACCCTTCGTCGAGGAATGGCGCGGCCGACTTCTCAACATCCATCCTTCACTCCTGCCTCGGCATGGCGGCCTGATGGATCTGGACGTCCACCGCTCTGTTTTAGAGGCTGGAGATGCGGAATCCGGATGCACACTCCATCTCGCCGAGGAAGAAGTCGATGCAGGCCGCATTGTTCTTCAAAAGACCTGCCCTGTTGTGCCCGGAGAGACTCCCGAATCACTCAAAGCAAAAGTCCAAGAACTGGAAGCCGAGTCATTTCTGGAACTGCTGAGAAATCCACGCGAGTTCCTCGACATCGCCGAATAA
- a CDS encoding ABC transporter ATP-binding protein — MSSVTIDKLDKTYSPGKKDSFRAVKGIDLEIHDKEFMVLVGPSGCGKSTTLRMIAGLEEITGGTLKIGDRIVNDVAPKDRGIAMVFQNYALYPHMTVFDNMAFGLKLQRMPREEIKRRVDNAADILGLESMLDRKPKALSGGQRQRVAVGRAIVRQPEVFLFDEPLSNLDAKMRVQMRTEISKLHARLDATMIYVTHDQVEAMTMGDRICVMKDGNIMQVDGPLNLYNKPQNMFVAGFIGSPPMNFFKGQVVDGDGGKKFVETPASGKGFELLLDNRLASSAQKGGKEIVFGIRPEDIETVSATDAEGIEAIIDVAEPMGAETFLYLTTPGGHNFIGKVQADHSFSLGEKIHVRFDLARCHLFDAETENVL; from the coding sequence ATGTCCTCAGTAACAATTGATAAGCTCGACAAGACCTACAGCCCCGGAAAAAAGGATTCTTTCCGCGCCGTTAAGGGGATCGACCTCGAGATTCATGATAAAGAATTTATGGTCCTCGTAGGGCCCTCTGGTTGTGGGAAATCGACAACCTTACGGATGATTGCCGGCCTCGAAGAAATTACTGGAGGAACGTTGAAAATTGGAGATCGGATCGTCAATGATGTGGCTCCCAAGGACCGCGGGATCGCGATGGTTTTCCAAAACTACGCCCTCTATCCTCACATGACCGTCTTTGACAACATGGCCTTCGGTTTGAAGTTGCAGAGGATGCCGCGGGAGGAGATCAAGCGACGGGTCGACAACGCCGCTGACATTCTCGGGTTGGAGTCTATGCTGGACCGTAAGCCGAAGGCCCTCTCCGGTGGTCAGCGTCAACGCGTTGCCGTGGGGCGCGCGATTGTCCGTCAACCGGAAGTGTTCCTCTTCGATGAGCCGCTGTCCAATCTCGATGCGAAGATGCGCGTTCAGATGCGTACGGAGATCTCGAAGCTTCACGCCCGCTTGGACGCGACCATGATTTACGTGACGCACGACCAAGTTGAGGCCATGACGATGGGAGACCGAATTTGCGTCATGAAGGATGGAAACATCATGCAGGTAGACGGGCCACTCAACCTCTACAACAAGCCGCAGAATATGTTCGTCGCCGGGTTCATCGGTAGCCCTCCCATGAACTTTTTCAAGGGACAAGTCGTGGATGGTGATGGAGGAAAGAAGTTCGTGGAGACCCCAGCCAGTGGAAAAGGTTTCGAACTTTTATTGGATAACCGCCTTGCCTCCTCGGCGCAAAAAGGTGGAAAAGAAATCGTTTTTGGTATCCGTCCAGAGGACATCGAGACGGTATCTGCCACAGATGCTGAAGGCATCGAAGCGATCATCGATGTTGCCGAGCCCATGGGGGCGGAGACGTTCCTTTATCTGACGACTCCTGGGGGGCATAATTTTATCGGTAAGGTACAGGCGGATCACTCATTCAGCTTGGGCGAAAAAATCCATGTACGTTTTGATCTGGCGCGCTGCCACCTGTTTGACGCCGAGACGGAGAACGTTCTTTAG
- a CDS encoding carbohydrate ABC transporter permease, whose protein sequence is MAEKINKVAEGVKIGYVAFVLFFAFVPLFIMIVVSFKSNDQFLQNPWFFDNPLDWKWGNWKVAWETVNGYIANSIFVSFTGTFVTLVIVLMCSYAIARFDFPGKNVIFYLVMATMFLPGTVAALVTLFDLLMNLGLVNSLWALVVMASVGGQVAGVFILRNFIEDIPKELFESTQIDGGGHFAQIRHIVLPLSASIISVTCIMDFLASWNNVILPLLLLRDDALLTIPVGLFRLDGEYVKQYGELMAGYTISSIPLLIIFLFSMKFFVKGLAAGAVKG, encoded by the coding sequence ATGGCTGAGAAAATCAACAAGGTCGCCGAAGGCGTTAAAATCGGGTACGTCGCTTTCGTTCTCTTCTTTGCGTTCGTCCCGCTGTTCATCATGATCGTGGTGAGCTTTAAATCGAACGACCAATTCCTCCAGAACCCTTGGTTTTTTGATAATCCCTTGGACTGGAAATGGGGCAACTGGAAGGTCGCCTGGGAAACGGTTAATGGATATATTGCGAATTCGATTTTTGTATCATTCACCGGCACGTTCGTAACTCTGGTGATCGTGTTGATGTGTTCCTACGCAATCGCCCGTTTCGATTTTCCGGGGAAGAATGTGATTTTTTATCTGGTGATGGCCACTATGTTCCTCCCCGGAACGGTTGCCGCCCTCGTAACGCTCTTCGACCTCCTGATGAACTTGGGATTGGTGAACAGCTTGTGGGCTCTGGTCGTGATGGCCTCTGTTGGGGGCCAAGTGGCAGGGGTCTTTATCCTTCGCAACTTTATTGAGGACATTCCGAAAGAGCTTTTCGAATCGACCCAGATTGATGGGGGAGGGCATTTCGCACAGATTCGCCATATCGTCTTGCCGCTTTCGGCATCGATTATTTCCGTGACTTGTATCATGGACTTCCTCGCTTCTTGGAACAACGTGATCCTTCCGTTGCTTCTCTTGCGTGATGATGCCTTGCTGACCATTCCCGTTGGTCTGTTCCGCTTGGATGGCGAGTATGTGAAGCAATACGGTGAATTGATGGCCGGTTACACCATTAGCTCCATTCCTCTTCTGATTATTTTCCTTTTCTCGATGAAATTCTTCGTCAAGGGCCTCGCCGCCGGTGCGGTGAAGGGATAA